In the Caenorhabditis elegans chromosome X genome, one interval contains:
- the C07D8.5 gene encoding NADP-dependent oxidoreductase domain-containing protein (Partially confirmed by transcript evidence) — MHQAGNINDQAGRSSNSDGNASDDGHPPALTPILLKSYLKNSDAKSHLTLSNAHSMPAVGLGTWQSNAEDVISAVKAAVKNGYSLIDTASGYNNEEFIGTAIKEVIAEGVVKREDLFITTKVPNLFSSLRLVSL, encoded by the exons atgcACCAAGCCGGAAACATAAACGATCAAGCTGGACGATCCTCAAATTCTGATGGGAATGCATCGGACGACGGACATCCACCAGCG CTGACACCAATCTTGTTGAAGtcgtatttgaaaaatagtgacGCAAAGTCACATCTGACTCTATCCAATGCACATTCTATGCCAGCGGTTGGACTCGGAACGTGGCAGTCAAATGCAGAAGACGTGATTTCAGCGGTCAAAGCAGCAGTGAAAAATGGATACAGTTTGATCGATACGGCATCTGGCTACAACAACGAAGAATTCATTGGAACTGCTATCAAGGAAGTGATTGCAGAAGGCGTCGTGAAGAGAGAAGACTTGTTCATCACTACAAAGGTACCAAATTTATTCTCTAGCTTACGATTAGTTAGTTTATAG